The Bacillus carboniphilus genome contains a region encoding:
- the dnaI gene encoding primosomal protein DnaI, with translation MEKIQRALSQWGNGSSFQQQYEQMKKEVLQNSEVRQFLHEHSSRITKEMVDKNINTLYEFSTQSKDCGACPSLGECRNYMKGYHPRLKLVYDRIEILYDHCPRMKREQEKRKQERLVQSFSVPSEILSAKFEHMDLDEKERFIAIRRAKDFTRAYLEGANPRGLYLYGKFGVGKTYLLGAIANELAEHEKSSYIVHVPELIRELKNSIGESSLEEKLTSVKKAKILMLDDIGAETLSNWVRDEIFGTILQYRMLEKLPTLFTSNFDLTQLEDHFTFNNKGDQEDVKAGRLIDRIRALTDPVPVGGMNRRG, from the coding sequence ATGGAAAAAATTCAAAGAGCATTATCACAATGGGGAAATGGCTCTTCCTTTCAACAACAATATGAACAAATGAAAAAGGAAGTACTCCAAAACTCAGAGGTCCGTCAGTTCCTACATGAACATTCAAGTCGAATTACAAAAGAAATGGTGGACAAAAACATTAACACTCTTTATGAATTTTCTACACAAAGTAAAGATTGCGGAGCTTGTCCGAGTCTAGGGGAATGTAGAAACTATATGAAGGGGTACCATCCAAGGTTAAAGTTAGTGTACGATCGAATCGAAATTTTATATGATCACTGTCCTAGAATGAAGAGGGAACAGGAAAAGAGAAAGCAAGAAAGGTTGGTCCAAAGCTTCTCTGTACCTAGTGAAATCTTGTCTGCAAAGTTTGAACATATGGATTTAGATGAGAAAGAACGTTTTATTGCTATTCGAAGAGCAAAAGACTTTACGAGAGCCTACTTGGAGGGGGCTAACCCAAGAGGCTTGTACCTATATGGTAAGTTTGGTGTTGGGAAAACATACTTGCTTGGTGCCATTGCCAATGAGTTAGCTGAACATGAAAAATCGTCCTATATTGTTCATGTTCCAGAGTTAATTCGTGAGCTTAAGAACTCGATTGGTGAATCATCACTTGAAGAGAAACTGACATCTGTCAAAAAAGCAAAAATACTGATGTTGGATGATATCGGTGCAGAAACCCTTTCAAACTGGGTAAGGGATGAAATCTTCGGTACGATTTTACAGTATCGAATGCTTGAAAAACTACCAACATTGTTTACTTCTAATTTTGACCTAACTCAATTAGAAGACCATTTTACTTTTAATAATAAAGGGGACCAAGAAGACGTGAAAGCTGGTCGTCTGATTGATCGAATTCGTGCACTTACGGATCCGGTTCCTGTTGGTGGAATGAATAGAAGAGGCTAA
- a CDS encoding cytosolic protein: MGVIKSFINRYQKQVETRDNHPDEYLQSHYYKAGTDKVFQTVEAWANSRKDFTVTSVSKEHGEIGVKLAKPDSLLVITIISPRPFQTAVDFMISTDKSSIGGMFPALKRLIVQYYEELDKQLPYIGNK; the protein is encoded by the coding sequence ATGGGGGTTATTAAATCTTTTATCAATCGGTACCAAAAGCAAGTCGAAACAAGGGATAATCATCCTGATGAATATTTGCAGAGTCATTATTATAAAGCTGGAACTGATAAAGTGTTTCAAACTGTTGAAGCATGGGCTAATTCCCGAAAGGATTTTACCGTTACTTCTGTATCCAAAGAACACGGGGAGATTGGTGTAAAATTGGCGAAACCCGATTCTTTATTGGTTATTACAATCATTTCACCAAGACCGTTCCAAACGGCTGTTGATTTCATGATTTCCACAGATAAATCTTCAATTGGAGGCATGTTTCCTGCTTTAAAAAGGTTAATTGTTCAATATTACGAAGAATTAGATAAACAACTTCCATATATCGGAAATAAATAA
- a CDS encoding replication initiation and membrane attachment family protein → MEVRHWTELVPGDTYQIQASGLIQPVLQRVVSLLYQPLIGSTATALYTTLLSELEENRTQSKRNYHHFLMAVLNIPLKDIFKARLKLEGIGLLRTYRSKVGEEPMYVYELQPPLSPQSFFHDSMMSYYLQRKLGDHHFDRLKDYFKVESILDSSSHEEMTRSFHEVFTSSTSQAPKAITPDENVDEENWIDMNEGQAPKVRPANFSLDLFYGGLSDNFIKTKSITPQVEETILKLAYIYNLSPLDMQKVLLEAIDEHQEVDLEELRKAAKSWYELQKGKNLPNLIHRKLPSEPQKGKQVEKPKKLTKEEELIRYLSEVTPKQFLTDQANGHEPTKSDLDLIETIMVEQGLEPGVINVLLYYVLLKQDMRLTKTYVQKIAGHWARKNIRTVKEAFEFAKQENQKFQNQKQSSTRKTSYKTTGKKESLPDWFEEERKRRKEVAVAATKFDDFDFELERRKLEEELKKK, encoded by the coding sequence ATGGAAGTTAGACATTGGACGGAGTTAGTTCCAGGTGATACCTATCAAATTCAGGCATCTGGGCTTATTCAGCCAGTTTTGCAAAGGGTTGTTTCTCTTTTATATCAACCGTTGATTGGATCTACAGCTACAGCACTGTATACCACACTTTTAAGTGAATTAGAGGAAAACCGAACTCAATCCAAAAGGAACTATCATCATTTTTTAATGGCGGTCCTCAATATTCCACTCAAAGATATATTCAAAGCTCGTCTTAAACTTGAGGGAATCGGATTGTTGAGAACGTATCGGTCTAAGGTGGGGGAGGAACCGATGTATGTTTATGAATTACAGCCACCACTCAGTCCTCAAAGCTTTTTTCATGATAGTATGATGAGTTATTATCTACAGCGTAAATTAGGTGATCATCACTTTGATAGATTAAAAGATTACTTTAAAGTGGAGTCAATCCTGGACTCTTCCTCGCATGAAGAAATGACCAGGTCCTTTCATGAAGTCTTTACGTCATCCACATCTCAAGCTCCAAAGGCAATTACACCTGATGAGAATGTAGATGAAGAAAACTGGATTGATATGAATGAAGGACAAGCCCCAAAGGTTCGACCTGCTAATTTTTCGCTAGACTTATTTTATGGAGGGCTGTCTGATAATTTTATTAAGACAAAAAGCATCACTCCTCAGGTAGAAGAGACCATTTTAAAATTAGCCTATATTTATAACCTGAGTCCATTAGATATGCAAAAGGTGTTACTTGAAGCCATTGATGAACACCAGGAAGTGGACCTAGAAGAACTTCGAAAAGCTGCGAAAAGCTGGTATGAGCTTCAAAAGGGAAAAAACCTTCCAAATTTAATTCATCGCAAGCTCCCTTCTGAACCTCAAAAGGGTAAACAGGTGGAGAAACCAAAGAAATTGACAAAAGAGGAAGAATTAATTCGCTATCTTAGTGAAGTAACGCCTAAACAATTTCTAACGGACCAAGCAAATGGACATGAGCCAACAAAAAGTGATTTAGACTTAATTGAAACGATTATGGTTGAGCAAGGATTAGAACCTGGTGTTATTAATGTCCTTCTCTACTATGTTCTATTAAAACAAGATATGAGACTAACCAAAACCTATGTTCAAAAAATAGCAGGGCACTGGGCAAGGAAAAATATTCGTACGGTGAAGGAAGCATTTGAATTTGCCAAGCAAGAGAATCAAAAATTCCAAAATCAGAAGCAGTCAAGTACACGAAAGACTTCCTATAAGACTACAGGTAAAAAAGAGAGTCTTCCAGATTGGTTTGAGGAAGAAAGAAAGAGGCGTAAGGAAGTGGCGGTGGCTGCTACAAAATTCGATGATTTTGACTTTGAACTAGAACGGCGTAAATTAGAAGAAGAGTTGAAGAAAAAATAG
- the nrdR gene encoding transcriptional regulator NrdR, which translates to MKCPSCLSHGTRVLDSRPVDDSRSTRRRRECESCGHRFTTFERVEEAPLIVVKKEGTREEFSREKMLRGLIKACEKRPVSLEQLEKIASEVEVELRNLSTSEVQSVDVGELVMDKLAKIDEVAYVRFASVYRQFKDINVFLDELKDLIKKEKDK; encoded by the coding sequence ATGAAATGCCCATCTTGCCTGAGTCACGGCACAAGAGTGTTAGATTCACGTCCTGTAGATGATAGTCGTTCCACAAGAAGAAGAAGAGAATGTGAGTCTTGCGGCCATCGTTTTACTACATTTGAGAGAGTAGAAGAAGCTCCTCTTATTGTAGTGAAAAAAGAAGGGACACGTGAAGAATTCAGTAGAGAAAAAATGTTACGTGGTCTGATTAAGGCTTGTGAAAAAAGACCGGTTTCTCTTGAACAATTAGAAAAAATAGCAAGTGAGGTAGAAGTGGAGCTAAGAAATCTAAGTACCTCTGAGGTTCAAAGTGTCGATGTGGGTGAGCTTGTTATGGACAAGCTAGCTAAAATTGATGAGGTTGCTTACGTTCGTTTTGCCTCTGTATACCGACAGTTTAAAGATATTAACGTATTCTTGGACGAGTTAAAGGATTTAATAAAAAAAGAGAAAGACAAATAG
- the speD gene encoding adenosylmethionine decarboxylase, whose translation METMGRHVISELWGCDFNKLNDVVEIEKTFVDAALKSGAEVREVAFHKFAPQGVSGVVIISESHLTIHSFPEHGYASIDVYTCGDLDPNIAADYIADSLGAQTRETIELPRGMGPVQVKQNQAKAL comes from the coding sequence ATGGAAACAATGGGTCGACACGTAATCTCTGAATTATGGGGTTGCGATTTTAACAAGTTAAATGATGTAGTGGAGATTGAAAAGACATTCGTGGATGCCGCTCTTAAATCAGGAGCAGAGGTTCGTGAAGTAGCTTTTCATAAATTCGCACCTCAAGGAGTTAGTGGGGTTGTCATCATTTCTGAATCTCACTTAACTATTCACAGCTTCCCAGAACATGGGTATGCAAGTATTGACGTGTATACATGTGGCGATTTAGATCCAAACATTGCCGCTGATTATATTGCCGACAGTTTAGGTGCCCAAACGAGAGAAACCATCGAACTTCCTCGTGGTATGGGTCCCGTTCAAGTAAAGCAAAACCAAGCGAAAGCATTATAA
- a CDS encoding glyceraldehyde-3-phosphate dehydrogenase, translated as MKVAINGFGRIGRMVFRRAIDNGDIDIVAINASYPPETLVHLLKYDTNHGKWDVSLSYTSQSIIVNGKEVMLVSERNPQELPWKQLGVELVIEATGKFNSREKAALHLDAGAKKVILTAPGKGEDITIVMGVNDDKLEPEHEIISNASCTTNCLAPVVKVLDQQFGIENGLMTTVHAYTNDQKNLDNPHKDLRRARACAQSIIPTSTGAAKALSLVLPHLKGKLHGMALRVPTPNVSLVDLVVDLKKEVTVEELHVAFKNAANAELKGILSVTHEPLVSIDFNTNPHSAIIDALSTMVIEGTKVKVLAWYDNEWGYSCRVVDLMNKVITMSKEGSEVSI; from the coding sequence ATGAAGGTGGCAATCAATGGTTTCGGAAGAATTGGTAGAATGGTGTTTAGAAGAGCTATAGATAATGGGGATATCGATATTGTGGCAATTAACGCAAGCTACCCACCTGAAACGCTCGTACATCTTTTAAAATATGATACAAACCATGGGAAATGGGATGTATCCCTTTCATATACATCACAATCCATTATTGTGAATGGAAAAGAAGTTATGCTTGTCAGTGAACGGAATCCTCAAGAATTACCATGGAAACAGCTCGGAGTAGAGCTAGTGATTGAAGCAACAGGTAAGTTTAACAGTCGTGAAAAAGCAGCTTTACATTTAGACGCAGGTGCCAAGAAGGTCATACTAACTGCACCTGGTAAAGGTGAGGATATCACCATTGTAATGGGTGTCAATGATGATAAGCTTGAGCCAGAGCATGAAATTATTTCAAATGCATCTTGTACAACAAATTGTTTAGCTCCAGTTGTAAAAGTGTTAGATCAACAGTTTGGAATTGAAAACGGTTTAATGACAACGGTCCATGCATACACAAACGATCAAAAAAATTTAGATAACCCACATAAGGATTTAAGAAGAGCACGTGCTTGTGCACAATCCATCATTCCGACTTCAACTGGTGCAGCTAAGGCACTTTCTTTAGTTCTTCCTCATTTAAAAGGTAAACTACACGGAATGGCGTTACGAGTACCTACGCCAAATGTATCGCTTGTGGATTTGGTTGTAGACTTAAAGAAAGAAGTAACTGTTGAAGAGCTTCATGTTGCTTTTAAGAACGCAGCAAATGCAGAGCTTAAAGGAATTTTAAGTGTCACACACGAACCACTTGTATCCATTGATTTTAATACGAATCCGCATTCTGCAATCATTGATGCTCTTTCCACTATGGTTATTGAAGGTACAAAAGTAAAGGTCTTAGCATGGTATGATAATGAGTGGGGCTATTCTTGCCGAGTGGTTGACCTTATGAATAAAGTCATCACAATGTCAAAAGAAGGCTCAGAAGTTAGTATTTAA
- the ytaF gene encoding sporulation membrane protein YtaF produces the protein MSSVLSFFLLALAVSLDSFSAGLTYGLRKIKIPIQSILIISLCSATTLLLAMLFGQFIEWILSPKLTETIGGIILVILGMWALFQVLRPHSRNKEPIQIHEKTIILWEIKSLGLVIQILRKPLKADFDHSGTITGMEAVLLGLALSLDAFGAGVGAAMLNFSPIILSCLVVFMSSFFLYAGMAIGKKATQYSWVQPLTFVPGIVLILIGVWKL, from the coding sequence ATGAGTTCGGTTCTTTCATTTTTTCTGTTGGCTCTAGCGGTGAGCCTGGATAGTTTTAGTGCAGGACTTACCTATGGCCTTAGGAAAATAAAAATTCCAATTCAATCCATTTTAATTATATCATTGTGCTCAGCCACCACCTTGCTGTTGGCCATGTTATTTGGTCAGTTTATCGAATGGATTTTATCTCCGAAGCTTACTGAAACCATCGGAGGAATCATTCTTGTAATATTGGGTATGTGGGCATTGTTTCAGGTCCTTCGCCCGCATTCTAGAAATAAAGAGCCCATTCAAATTCATGAAAAAACCATTATATTGTGGGAAATTAAATCACTTGGCTTAGTGATCCAAATATTGAGAAAGCCTTTAAAGGCAGATTTCGACCACTCCGGTACGATTACAGGTATGGAGGCTGTGCTTCTAGGTTTAGCCTTGTCCTTAGATGCATTTGGTGCCGGTGTAGGGGCAGCGATGTTAAATTTCTCTCCCATCATCCTTTCATGTTTAGTTGTGTTTATGAGCTCCTTTTTTCTTTATGCAGGAATGGCAATTGGAAAAAAAGCAACTCAGTATTCTTGGGTTCAGCCTTTAACCTTCGTACCAGGTATTGTTCTAATTTTAATTGGGGTTTGGAAGCTATAG
- the coaE gene encoding dephospho-CoA kinase (Dephospho-CoA kinase (CoaE) performs the final step in coenzyme A biosynthesis.), protein MMNTIGITGGISSGKSTVSQMLRDWGFTVIDADVQAKKVVEPNEQAYNEIIQEFGKEILLPNGHINRAKLGEIIFNDQAKREKLNSIVHPAVRKNMLRLKEEAFANGEKTVFMDIPLLYESKLTHFVEKVMVVYVEPEVQLRRLMERNHFTEEEARSRIRSQLPLDDKKKWADAVIDNNGSVDETKAQLEQILKEWNVM, encoded by the coding sequence ATAATGAATACAATCGGAATTACTGGAGGGATCAGTAGCGGAAAAAGCACCGTTTCTCAAATGTTAAGGGACTGGGGGTTTACCGTTATTGATGCAGATGTTCAAGCAAAAAAAGTAGTAGAGCCAAATGAACAAGCCTACAATGAGATAATTCAAGAGTTTGGAAAAGAAATTTTATTGCCTAATGGACATATAAACCGGGCAAAACTAGGGGAAATCATTTTTAACGATCAGGCGAAAAGAGAAAAACTAAATTCAATTGTTCATCCAGCTGTACGGAAGAATATGCTTCGTCTTAAAGAAGAAGCATTTGCAAACGGTGAGAAAACCGTCTTTATGGATATCCCGCTCCTGTATGAGAGTAAACTCACTCATTTTGTTGAAAAAGTGATGGTTGTTTATGTGGAGCCTGAAGTCCAATTACGGCGTTTAATGGAACGAAATCATTTTACGGAAGAAGAAGCTCGTTCTAGAATTCGTTCACAACTCCCATTGGATGACAAAAAGAAATGGGCGGATGCCGTTATTGATAATAATGGCTCCGTTGATGAGACCAAGGCTCAATTGGAACAAATATTAAAAGAATGGAATGTCATGTGA